A window of Blautia argi genomic DNA:
TCCAAAAGGCTTTTGGGTCCAATGGGTTCTGCCTCTGCAATGGTTCCCATAATTTTATGCCCGGTTATCTCCTCCGCTCTTTTGACAAATTCTTCTCCTTTTCCAAAGCGACTGTCTACAGACTGAGCTGCTTCTGAAAAAATCGGCTGCACCATTGCCCCTTCTTCCACCAGTTTTTCCAATGCCAGAAAAGCCTTTTCATAGGTACAAAACGAGCCGGTAAAGGCCACGCCTATTTTCTTTCCCTTTATTTTCATAAAGAACTCCTTCCCAAATCCTTCCTGTTTACAAGTTCTGCTTTCCATATCTTTCTATCGCCTCTGCCAGAATTTTAGCAGAAGCGTAAGGTGCATACCTTCCGGGAAGCCCGGGAAGCTGCAGTACCTGCAGTTGTCTTTGTTTTGCCGCTTCGTAATCCACACCTCCCGGTGCTGATGCCAAATCCAGAATCAGTGTATCCCCTGGGACATATTCTAAAAAAGCCCGGCAAAGCACCAAAGCCGGAGCTGTATTAAAAATATACTGCATGTTTTCCAGATACTGGGGAAGCTCTGCATTTTCCAATACCCTGTCTGCAAAAAGCTGCGCTTTTATTCTTTGCTTCTCTTCTTTGTCAGCCACAAAAACCGTGCAGGAAAACTTTTTCAAATAAGATACCAGTGTGCTTCCACACTTTCCATATCCAATAACCAGACAATTGCTCCCCGTAAGATTTCCCGAGCTTCGGATAATGGCTTCTGCAAGACTCCCCTCTGCTGTGGCAATGGTATTCTTCACTGCTGTATACCCATCTTTTAAATAATCTACACAGATAATTCCCTTTTCTTTTGCCTGTTTCTCATATTCCTTTGGAATACCTCCTGCGAAAAGAATGCTGCCCGGTCTGGTATGCAAAAGAAGCTCCTGAGGCAAAATTTTTTTCTCCGTATTTTTGCTGAAAACTACACCCTCTCTCAAAAAAGGTATGGGAGCTACAACAACCTGCGCCATCTTCAGACACGCCTCCAGACTGCAGCTTTCTTTCTCATTTCCCCCTGTCAGCCCATAGCGCTGTACCTGATATTCCTTTTCTTCCAGAAGTTCTGCCAGATATACCTGACGCATATCTCCGCCTAATACTGCAAATCTATAAAAATGACTCTTCAATCTTTTCATTCAGACCTTTGGATTTCTGCTTCTCTTTTATGATATGCAAGGCGGGCAGAAATGAAACAGCGCCAAAAACAGAGGCAGTGGTTCAGTCCCCCCTGGGATAAGTATCATTTGACACTCCCTATTCACACCACTGCCTCTGTTTTTCCATTTTTAACTTTCTCTTTCCCTGCTGTCACCCAGAAAAATCCCCTCTGCCAATACGGTTCCCAATACTGCAGCAGCAGTATTTCCTAAATTCCCAAGCATGCTGGCATCATTGGGACAAAGGACAAACTGACATACCGCCAAAAAAGCGTTTTGTTTCTTTTCTATCAATTCCGGGAAAAAGCCTAAATCTGACCACATAGCCGGAAGATAATCCCCGGAAAAGCGCAGTGTTGTCCAAAGTCCCAGGAAAATCAATCCGCATACAATTCCGGCAGTAAACAGTTTCCCAAAAAGGCGAAGCGAAAAATTCGAAATATTGTTTAGCTTTCCGCAACCTCTTTTTATCCAGACTAACACCAGAATCCATATCGGCAGGGCTGCCAAAACTCTCGCCAGAGCGCTGTAAAGATTCCCTTCCCAGAATCCCTCCGGTTCTCTTCCGGTTATCTGCCACATCAATTTTCGTGCCGAAGAACCAGGCTCACTTTTATTTGCGTATTCCAGATATAGCCCCTCCAGCTCCTTTTCTCTGTCTGCCAAAACTGCTGCAAACAAATCCTTACTCTCTATACACCCGCGGACAACATAGCTGTTTTTCTCTATTTCTATAGAATTTCCCTGTATTTTATCTGTTCCAAACAGCTTCTGTGCAAGCGCTGTACTGACCATACACCCTTCATCGTCTTCTTGCCAGACATAGCTGCCAGAGGAAAGTCTTCCTGCGAAAAAATCTTCCATACTTCCAAAAAGACTCCACACCTCTGCAGTTACGCCAACTTGAACACTTCCTTTTACCAGCTGCTTTTCCTGTCTTGACCAAACCGTTATATCCGGAAGCATTTCCTGCCGGTCTGCCTGCTCCAAAAATTCCTGCACCTGCGCAGGTGTAACCACCGGTGTGTCATAATATCCATTAAAACACCCTGCATACTTTTCTGTCCTCTGCCAGAAAAACAGCGCAAGCCCCCAAAGTCCTATTCCCAGAGCCAAAGTACCAACTCTTATCCATATTTTTTTCATTCTTCCAGCCTCACCTTATCCTCCGAAGCAATTTCTTTATTGCTGCCTGTAATCACCTTATCCTCCGGTCCCAGAGAAGAAGTAATGGCTGCGCTCATACTGTCCTTTTCTACTACAACTACTGAAATTCTCTTTGCCCTGTATTCTGTTCCAAGAATGGTTTCCTCCTGCTCCGCCACAAGACAGTAAGTACCGTCTGTGTCCTGCCGTATTGCGGAAAGAGGAAGTATCTGTTTATAAGCAGTATCTGTCTGTCTGCTGATTTCATAAGAAACCTCACTTCCGTATACAGCCTCTGCCGCTTCCAACTCTGCGTAAAAAACACCTGCAAAACCGGATTGTTCTTCCTTTTGACTGTCCGCTCCGGCGTTTCCCTGTCCCCCTCCGAAACCAGACGAAGCCGAATGAATGCCTCCAACTTTCTTTTTCAGTGTTTTTCCCTGCCCGGGAACCATAATTTTTACTTCATCTCCTGCTTCTGCCTTTGATAAATCCTCTGCTGAAAGATTCCCCTTTACCTGGTATCCGCCCCAGCCAAATATCAGAGAAGAGGTGTCATCGGTTATTGTTCCTGCTGTGGCACTGCTTGTTTTTAAAACTCCGTTTTCCTCTGCTTTTACTTCTGCATTTTCTGTTTCTACCTTTTTCAGCTTTTCCAGCTCTTTTTGTGCCAGCTCTAAATCTACCTGGGCAGACTGTATACTGTAATTGCCTGCCTCAACTGTTTTTCTGTCATTTTCCGCTGCAGCAGCGTCCTGTTCCTTTGCGCTTTCATAGGCATTGTATGCCTGGGTTCTCGCTGCTTCCTGTGCCTGCAAATTTTCTTCTGCCTGATTTTTTAAGGATTCCAGTTCCTGTATGGCACTGTCATAGGCTGCCTGTGCCTGAGTCTTTCTTTCTTCAGCCTCTGCTTCTGCCTGTTGACGCAGATTTTCAGCCTTCTCTGCTTCTCCAAGTGCGTCCAGCTCCTGTGCCTGCTGCAGCGCCTTTTCTTTTTCTGCTTCCGCAGCCAAAAGTTCCCCGTCTAAAATCTGCTGCTGTTCTTCTATGCCGGCATTGTATGCCTCTTCTGCCAAAGCATAATCTTCCCAGGCTGTTTCATAGTTTTCTTCAGAAAGTGCCGCCTCTCTTTTGGCTCCTTCTGCTGCTGTCACCCTTGCAGGTGGCTGTCCGGTAAGCTTTACCTGTTCCACAGCCAGCTCCAGCTTTTTTATTTCTGCCTGCTTTTTCTCTATATGCTCCTGCAAATAGGATTTATCATATCTGAGAAGCACCTCGTCCTTTTTTACTGCAGTCCCTGCCGGCAATACCCATTCTACCCGCAGTCCGCTCTGCAGGGGAACCAGCCTCTCCTGCTTTGTTTCTACAGTTCCTTTGCCCTGTATCTGTACCTGCAGTTTTCCTTCCTGCACCTGTCCTGTAGTTACCTTTGGCACCACCATGGAAGCTGCCGTGCGGGAAAGCACAGTACAGACAGCCATAAGCAGAAAAAAGGCTGCCAAAGCCCCTGCTGCCAGTTGTTTTTTATTGATTTTCCTCTTCTTCATGCTCTTACTCCTTTAATCCTGACGCAAGAATCCCCTGCTCCAGATAATTCTGCCCACAGGCAAATAAAAATACAGACGGCGCCATAATCAAAATTGATGCCGCAAATGCGCTTCCCATATCCTTTCCCGTAATATTGGATAAATACAGGGACACCGGGAGCAGACTTTTGGTTTTCAAAAATGTCATAGGCGCCTCAATGGCGTTCCAGTATTCCAGAAAGTTTAAAATCAAAGAGGATATCACTCCCGGCATTCCAAGGGGAAGACCTATGTAAAAAAAGCACCTACAAGCGCCGGCGCCGTCCACCTTTGCTGCTTCTAACAGGGAATCTGGTATCTGCTGAAAAAACTTTGTCATTAAAAACACCGGAAACGTGGAAAAAATTCCAGGCAGTATTACTGACCAGTGCGTATCCAGTATCTTCAGCCTGGATAATACCGTATAATTAGAAACCATAGTCACCTGGAAGGGCAAAATCATCAGAATCATATACAGATACAAAATGCTCTTTCTGCCTTTAAAATGAAATTTTCCCAAAGCCCACGCCGCAGGAAGTCCGAACAAAAGCTGTCCGACCAGAACGGGAAAAACCTGTTTGCAGGAATTCCAGAACATTACAAAAAAATCCGGGCTGTCCAACAGGAGCTGCAGATATGCTTTTAAAGTGGGATACAGGGGGAACAGCTTCCAGTGCAGCTTTCCTCCTGTTCCGTAAAGCACGCTTCCATAGCTTTCTCTCAGTTCCTCCACTCCCATTAAGGAACCGGCTGCCAGAAGAAAAATCGGAAAAAGCAGAAGCAGAACAAAAATTGTTAAAAATATCCAAAGCGATGCCTTCTTTTTTCTTCACATTCCCTGCCCCCATTTCTCTTCTATTTTCTGGCTTCCGAAAAGTACAAGCCCCAGAATCAGGGCAAGCATTACAGCCGCTGCCGTCATTTTCTGCATATCCAGCTTGATAAACCAGTTGTTAAACAAATTTTGCAGCATATAAATACTGTCATGGGGATAGCCTCCTGCAATCATATAAGCCTCCCGGAAAACTTTAAAAGCATTTACCAGGGACAAAATCCCTGTAAGAAAGGCAGTGGGCAAAAGCAAGGGACAGGTAATATGACAAAAACATTGAAATTCTCCTGCACCATCCATTTTCGCTGCTTCATAAAGACTGTTCGGAATCCCCATAAGACCGGACAGCCATAAAATCATATCATACCCCAGATTCTTCCAGAGATACACGGCAACCAGAACTCCAAACGCCTTCTCCGTATTCATATAATCCGGTCCTGTTTCTCCGAAATATCGGATTGCCTGATTTAAAATCCCGTTTTTATCAAAAAACAGCTGCCAGAACAAAACCACAGAACCTGCCGGCACTGCCATGGGAAGCAGGAATCCTGACTTTAAAATTCCACTTTTCTTTCCTGCTTTTAAAAGCAAAATTGCAAAGAACAAAGAGCTTCCCAAAAGCAGGGGCAGACATACAGCCAGAAAATGCAGGGTATTTCCTGCTGCCAGCTGAAACGCCGGATTTTCCAAAACACTTTTATAATTCTCCAATCCCACAAACGTGTTTCCCACTGCATTCAAAAAAGATCTGCGTACCACATCTGCAAAAGGAATCAGCACAAATATGCTGACCCCCCAGCAGACTTGGCAGTAAAAAGAGCCATGGAATCCAGACTTCTTTTTTACTCGGAAAGGTAAAGCTGCATTTTTTCTCCCAGAGTTTTCGCTGCTTCTTCTGCACTGATGCTTCCTCCAAAATACTGGTCTGCACAGTCAAGAAATGTCTTTCTCACTGTCAGGTCTATGATTAAGGGTGTGTTTGCTTTCTTTGCCAAATCCAGAACAGGCGTTATCTGTTCCTTTGAAGGATAGCCATAGGAATGCATCTCTCCACCGCTAAAGCCCACACTGAAAAGTTCCTCCTGTCCTGCTTTTTCTGCAATCTCTGCCTGTTTTTCCAGACTTTCTGTACAAACAGGAAGTCCTTCCACAAAATCCTGCTGCTGAATTTCATCACTTAACATGGTTTCCACAAATTCTATTGCCAGTTCTTTTTCCTTAGAAGAACTGTTGATTCCCATACGATTTACCGGCTGATAAAAATTGTGAGGATTTTTCACAGAAAGCCCCTGCTGTTTTTCCAGAATATCGCACAACAGCGAAATTTCTGTTAAACCGTACAAATCCGTTACGCCGGCAATATCGGTTTCTTCATACAATTCCAACATACCGATACCGGAGAATGCAGACATGCTGTTTCCTGACAAAATACGTCCCATAAAATTTGTACTCCATGCTGTTTCCATTTTTTCTGATGGATTGTTATCCACCAGCTGCTTAGAAAGTTCTAAAACCTCCTGTATCTTTTCCTTGGAAAAGCTTCCGTCCTCCAGTCTTAATTCTTCATAATTTAAAGCAAACAAAAGATACGCCATCTGACTGTAAGAGGCAGCCCCTATGATTTTGCCTTTTGGCTGTTCCTCCAAAAATTCTTTTACAGAATCCAGACTGTCCAATCTTGCCATTGCCTCCTCTGTGCCGTAAAGCACCGGTAAACGGAAGCACGCCGGAATTTCATAGTTCTTTCCGTCCTTTTTCACACCTTCTGTAATTCCCTTTAACAGTGTTTTCTCTTTGACTTTTTTCTCTGTAAAATCCGTTAAGTCCTCCAGAATTCCTTTTTCTATGTAGGAGTCTACAGGAAGGTCGTCCAAAAGCAGCACGTCCGGCCCCTTCTGGTTCAAAAGACTGGTATTTAATGCGTCCAGATAGTCCTCCGGATTTCCTTCTTCCTCCTGTTTCATGGCATACTGGTAATCCACGTCAACCTCTGGGTGCTTTTTTTCAAAGGCTCTTACCACTGCCTGTGTCATGCGGCTTTCGTACAGTCCGTATACGGACAACGTTTTTTCTGTTTTGGTGCTGACTGCTGCGTTGTAATAGTAATGGCAGACAGAAAAAACACCGGTCTGATAATTGACATACATTCCATAAAAGTCCCTGTTCTCTCCTGCCAGGAAATTCTTCATAACCAGACTGTTGACCGTTTCTCCCATATTGCCTCTGCTGCCGTCATAAATCTGTTCTCCAATACTGCCCTTTTCTTTATACACGGAAATGCCTTTTTCTGTTGCCAGGTAATACGTTCCGTCCTCACATGCAGCCAGACACCCCATTCCCAATTCCATGCTTTCTATTTTTACCTTACTGATTTCCTTTCCGGAAACCGCATCATAAGAGAAAAGAGTTTTCTGATCCTGTCCCAGGGTGAGAATTGTATTTCCCTGAATGGAAATCATGCCGTCATCATTGGTGACAATCTCATGACTGGAAAAAGTATCTTTTTCCTTCCCGGTCTTCCCATCGTACAAAACAATATTGGAAGAGCCTGCCCCAACCAGGGCAATATCTCCATTCTGTGTAACTCCCAGGTAATAGGGGAAGAAACCTCCGCTCTGCTTCTGATATTCCATGTCCAGACATTCCACAGGGACTTCCTGTGTTTCTCCTTCCCCTGTATGGCGATACAGATACCAGGGCTGAGGCGGAAGCATAAGTTCGCCCTCCGCAGAGGCTGCTGCTTCTGCTTCGTCTGCCTCGCCGCTGGTCATGAGATACACATTTTTATCTTCTCCCTGCAAGAGATAGACCGGATAGGTTCCATCAGCAAGCTTTTCTTCTGCCCAGGCTTCCTCCTGCTTCTCCCAGTCACTGCCTCCCTGGTGTACATAGGAATACACTTTTTGTTCTGTTCCTTCCACTGCCTGTGTATAAATTTCCAGCTTTTTTTCCTCGTTTAAAAAACTTCCCAGATAGGATTCCTCTTCTGTCCAGGGTCCTTCCATTTCTTCCTCTACATAACCGCCTTTTGTTTCTTTTTTATCTCCTTTGTCTGCTTTTTTCTCTTCTTTGGCAGAACACCCTGCCAGCAGACCAAGCGTCACTGTGCCACAGAGCAAAAAAGCAAGCATTTTCTTACCCTTCATTTTTTAATCTCCTTTCTGTTCCATGCAAGGCGTCCTTCTGCGAAATAAACAGAAGCCCTGCACCTTTTCTTCTGTTTTTATCATAACAGGGAAATCTCTAAAAATCTTTAAAGAATCCCTGTTGTTTTTGGAGATTTTTTAGAGATTTCTATGATACAATAAAAACAGAAAATCAAGGAAAGAACATAGATAGAAAGGATTTACCTTATGCGAATTTTATTAATTGAAGACGATGTTTCTCTTTGCAGGGCTCTTCTCATTCATCTAAGCAGTGAAGGATATGAAACAGATATCTGTCACAATGGTACAGACGGGCTGTCCTATGCTCTGCAAAATGCCTATGATGTGATTATTTTAGACCGTATGCTTCCGGAATTGGACGGACTGACTCTTTTATCTGCTGTCCGTAAAAAGAATATATCCACGCCTGTCATTATGGCAACTGCCATGGATTCTCTTCAGGATAAAATAAGCGGACTGGACTGCGGAGCAGATGACTATATTACCAAACCTTTTGATACACAGGAGCTTCTCGCCCGTATTCGCGCCCTGACCAGACGTCCTGCAAAATTGAAGACTTCCCCTTTACTTTTTTGCGGAGATTTATCTTTTGACCCGGAAAAACTGGAACTATCTGCACACGGAAAAACCCTTTCTCTCTCAAAGAAAGAATCCGGTCTTATGGAATATCTGCTGAAAAACAAGGAACAGCACCTGCGCCGAGGCCTGATACTATCCTATGTATGGGGCGCTGACGCTGAAGTGGAAGAAGGAAATCTGGATAATTATATCTACTTTCTAAGACGGCGGCTACGTACCTTAAAAAGTCAGGTGCAGATTAAAACCATTCACGGCGTAGGCTATTGTCTAACAAATGCCCAGGAGGAAATCTGATGTTTCAAACTCTTCAGAAAAAGCTGACCTTTTTATATACTCTGACTACGGGAACCATT
This region includes:
- a CDS encoding dipicolinate synthase subunit DpsA; amino-acid sequence: MKRLKSHFYRFAVLGGDMRQVYLAELLEEKEYQVQRYGLTGGNEKESCSLEACLKMAQVVVAPIPFLREGVVFSKNTEKKILPQELLLHTRPGSILFAGGIPKEYEKQAKEKGIICVDYLKDGYTAVKNTIATAEGSLAEAIIRSSGNLTGSNCLVIGYGKCGSTLVSYLKKFSCTVFVADKEEKQRIKAQLFADRVLENAELPQYLENMQYIFNTAPALVLCRAFLEYVPGDTLILDLASAPGGVDYEAAKQRQLQVLQLPGLPGRYAPYASAKILAEAIERYGKQNL
- a CDS encoding ABC transporter permease, which produces MKKIWIRVGTLALGIGLWGLALFFWQRTEKYAGCFNGYYDTPVVTPAQVQEFLEQADRQEMLPDITVWSRQEKQLVKGSVQVGVTAEVWSLFGSMEDFFAGRLSSGSYVWQEDDEGCMVSTALAQKLFGTDKIQGNSIEIEKNSYVVRGCIESKDLFAAVLADREKELEGLYLEYANKSEPGSSARKLMWQITGREPEGFWEGNLYSALARVLAALPIWILVLVWIKRGCGKLNNISNFSLRLFGKLFTAGIVCGLIFLGLWTTLRFSGDYLPAMWSDLGFFPELIEKKQNAFLAVCQFVLCPNDASMLGNLGNTAAAVLGTVLAEGIFLGDSRERES
- a CDS encoding carbohydrate ABC transporter permease, with amino-acid sequence MGVEELRESYGSVLYGTGGKLHWKLFPLYPTLKAYLQLLLDSPDFFVMFWNSCKQVFPVLVGQLLFGLPAAWALGKFHFKGRKSILYLYMILMILPFQVTMVSNYTVLSRLKILDTHWSVILPGIFSTFPVFLMTKFFQQIPDSLLEAAKVDGAGACRCFFYIGLPLGMPGVISSLILNFLEYWNAIEAPMTFLKTKSLLPVSLYLSNITGKDMGSAFAASILIMAPSVFLFACGQNYLEQGILASGLKE
- a CDS encoding carbohydrate ABC transporter permease, with product MLIPFADVVRRSFLNAVGNTFVGLENYKSVLENPAFQLAAGNTLHFLAVCLPLLLGSSLFFAILLLKAGKKSGILKSGFLLPMAVPAGSVVLFWQLFFDKNGILNQAIRYFGETGPDYMNTEKAFGVLVAVYLWKNLGYDMILWLSGLMGIPNSLYEAAKMDGAGEFQCFCHITCPLLLPTAFLTGILSLVNAFKVFREAYMIAGGYPHDSIYMLQNLFNNWFIKLDMQKMTAAAVMLALILGLVLFGSQKIEEKWGQGM
- a CDS encoding ABC transporter substrate-binding protein, coding for MKGKKMLAFLLCGTVTLGLLAGCSAKEEKKADKGDKKETKGGYVEEEMEGPWTEEESYLGSFLNEEKKLEIYTQAVEGTEQKVYSYVHQGGSDWEKQEEAWAEEKLADGTYPVYLLQGEDKNVYLMTSGEADEAEAAASAEGELMLPPQPWYLYRHTGEGETQEVPVECLDMEYQKQSGGFFPYYLGVTQNGDIALVGAGSSNIVLYDGKTGKEKDTFSSHEIVTNDDGMISIQGNTILTLGQDQKTLFSYDAVSGKEISKVKIESMELGMGCLAACEDGTYYLATEKGISVYKEKGSIGEQIYDGSRGNMGETVNSLVMKNFLAGENRDFYGMYVNYQTGVFSVCHYYYNAAVSTKTEKTLSVYGLYESRMTQAVVRAFEKKHPEVDVDYQYAMKQEEEGNPEDYLDALNTSLLNQKGPDVLLLDDLPVDSYIEKGILEDLTDFTEKKVKEKTLLKGITEGVKKDGKNYEIPACFRLPVLYGTEEAMARLDSLDSVKEFLEEQPKGKIIGAASYSQMAYLLFALNYEELRLEDGSFSKEKIQEVLELSKQLVDNNPSEKMETAWSTNFMGRILSGNSMSAFSGIGMLELYEETDIAGVTDLYGLTEISLLCDILEKQQGLSVKNPHNFYQPVNRMGINSSSKEKELAIEFVETMLSDEIQQQDFVEGLPVCTESLEKQAEIAEKAGQEELFSVGFSGGEMHSYGYPSKEQITPVLDLAKKANTPLIIDLTVRKTFLDCADQYFGGSISAEEAAKTLGEKMQLYLSE
- a CDS encoding response regulator transcription factor, yielding MRILLIEDDVSLCRALLIHLSSEGYETDICHNGTDGLSYALQNAYDVIILDRMLPELDGLTLLSAVRKKNISTPVIMATAMDSLQDKISGLDCGADDYITKPFDTQELLARIRALTRRPAKLKTSPLLFCGDLSFDPEKLELSAHGKTLSLSKKESGLMEYLLKNKEQHLRRGLILSYVWGADAEVEEGNLDNYIYFLRRRLRTLKSQVQIKTIHGVGYCLTNAQEEI